The Oceanispirochaeta sp. DNA window ATTACCGGAAATATCGCACAAATATGTAGGATCGAAACATTATAGTTACATTTTCGTAACATCGCACAACCCTTTTATTTTATGATTAAAGAGATCTCCCGGGAGATCTCTTTTTTTTGAATCTTTTATATTCTTCCATTCAATAGAATTATTTTATTTTTTTCAGAAGACACCCCATGTTGGCACAAGTCCTGCAATAGAGATTGTCAGAACACAAAACAGGAGAGGTATCCTAAATGAAAAAGAACAGGAAGATTCTAATCTTCACAATTCTGGCATTATTACTCAGCGTCAGCGTCCATGCTGATGAACTTACAGACACCCTGGATCTTTATTCAGCAGCATTTGACGCCATCTGGCTTCTCATTAGCGGGGCATTGGTATTCTTTATGCAGGCTGGATTCGCCATGGTTGAAACAGGGCTTACAAGAGCCAAAAACGCAGGCAATATCATCATGAAAAACCTGATGGACTTTTCTGCAGGTGCCATTCTTTACTGGGCCGTCGGTTGGGGACTCATGTATGGAGAGTCTTTTAACGGGCTTTTTGGAACTTCAGACTTTTTTCTAGCCAGCGGCGATACAATGAACTGGTTCTTTCAGGTTGTGTTTGCAGCAACAGCCGCCACCATTGTTTCCGGAGCCATGGCAGAAAGAACAAAGTTTTCTTCCTACCTGATCTACAGTGTTGTCATATCCGGTTTGATTTACCCCATATCAGGTCACTGGATATGGAACGGCGGCTGGTTAAGTGCCATGGGTTTTCATGACTTTGCCGGTTCAACCGTAGTTCACTCAGTTGGTGCCTGGGCAGCTCTGATGGGTGCCATCACCCTCGGTCCAAGAATCGGAAAATATGTCAAGGTAGACGGAAAGATCAGTGTCAAAGCCATCATGGGTCACAACATGCCCCTGGCAGCCCTGGGTGTTTTCATCCTGTGGTTCGGCTGGTACGGTTTCAATGCAGGATCTACCCTGTCCGGTACCGATTTGAGCATGACAGATGTAGCCGTAACAACGACCCTTTCTGCAGCAGCTGGTGCCATCACAGCGATGTTTACAACCTGGATCATCAGCGGCAAACCCGATGTATCCATGTCACTCAATGGTGCTCTGGCTGGACTGGTTGGTATTACTGCCCCCTGTTGGGTTGTCAGCCCCGGTGCTGCAATAATCATAGGTCTGGTTTCCGGTATACTGGTAGTCGCATCTGTTGAGTTTATCGACAAGAAACTGCACATTGACGATCCTGTCGGTGCCATTTCCGTACACGGTGTATGCGGTGCGTGGGGAACCCTGGCAGTTGGTATCTTCGGAGACATCGAAATGATCGGTTCCGGACTGACCAGGGGCGGACAA harbors:
- a CDS encoding ammonium transporter codes for the protein MKKNRKILIFTILALLLSVSVHADELTDTLDLYSAAFDAIWLLISGALVFFMQAGFAMVETGLTRAKNAGNIIMKNLMDFSAGAILYWAVGWGLMYGESFNGLFGTSDFFLASGDTMNWFFQVVFAATAATIVSGAMAERTKFSSYLIYSVVISGLIYPISGHWIWNGGWLSAMGFHDFAGSTVVHSVGAWAALMGAITLGPRIGKYVKVDGKISVKAIMGHNMPLAALGVFILWFGWYGFNAGSTLSGTDLSMTDVAVTTTLSAAAGAITAMFTTWIISGKPDVSMSLNGALAGLVGITAPCWVVSPGAAIIIGLVSGILVVASVEFIDKKLHIDDPVGAISVHGVCGAWGTLAVGIFGDIEMIGSGLTRGGQIGVQALGVVAVFLWVTITSGLLFFIIKKTIGLRVSAEEELKGLDIAEHGTESYAGFQIFQNI